A region from the Salidesulfovibrio onnuriiensis genome encodes:
- a CDS encoding substrate-binding periplasmic protein — MFLLWLLPVALLAAWAAPGLAGDVESVIAFDNYPPYHYWEGVTPRGLNIELLDEAFARMGRKHRYERRTWKRSLYGVEHGEITALCAGFKTPEREEFSIYPAQYLSLETNWVISLKGSGVKVRDLKDLYRLSVGVVSDYGYDRRFDAMEGLNKEESKSDELLLRKLLNGRVDVMLGNGLVIRHLAERMKAADRLDFQLKLASEPLYLIFSRVRPESAPLAGELDRALESMHADGVYHKLLDKYQPAS, encoded by the coding sequence GTGTTTTTGCTCTGGCTGCTGCCGGTTGCGCTGCTTGCGGCCTGGGCAGCGCCGGGCTTGGCCGGGGATGTTGAGAGCGTCATCGCCTTTGATAACTATCCTCCATACCACTACTGGGAGGGCGTCACGCCGCGCGGCCTGAATATCGAGCTGCTGGACGAGGCCTTTGCCCGCATGGGCAGGAAGCACCGCTACGAGCGCCGTACCTGGAAGCGCAGCCTCTACGGGGTCGAGCACGGCGAGATCACCGCACTGTGCGCGGGGTTCAAGACGCCGGAGCGGGAAGAGTTTTCCATCTACCCCGCCCAGTACCTGAGCCTGGAGACCAACTGGGTCATTTCCCTCAAGGGGAGCGGGGTGAAGGTCCGGGACCTGAAGGACCTCTACCGCCTGTCCGTGGGCGTGGTCAGCGACTACGGCTATGACCGCAGGTTCGACGCCATGGAAGGGCTGAACAAGGAAGAGAGCAAGAGCGACGAACTGCTGCTCCGGAAGCTGCTCAACGGACGGGTGGACGTCATGCTGGGCAACGGACTGGTCATCCGCCATCTGGCCGAAAGGATGAAGGCCGCCGACCGCCTGGACTTCCAGCTCAAGCTCGCGAGCGAGCCCCTGTATCTGATTTTTTCCAGGGTGCGCCCCGAGTCCGCGCCCCTGGCCGGGGAACTGGACCGGGCCCTGGAATCCATGCACGCGGACGGCGTCTACCACAAGCTCCTCGACAAGTATCAGCCCGCTTCCTAG
- a CDS encoding L-lactate dehydrogenase — translation MKTRRTKLALIGTGMVGAAFAYALTLKRLVNELVLVDLDQARAEGEAMDLRHGLPLIGPMEITAGGYEECAGADIVVITAGANQKPGQTRLDLLKINVKIVNDIAEKILKLGGEPIIIVASNPVDVLTLDLLKKTGLPSNKIIGSGTVLDSSRFRQMLAEKLDVDVRSVHAHIIGEHGDSELAVWSQANVSCVPLERFFAQRKVPFTPGIREDILNKVRRAAYEVIDRKGATSNAIGVALCRIVEAIIKDEKSVLTVSTSVQGLHDLPDVCLAMPCVIGENGVEAVLETLLDREEFRTLHESANVLLSHARDLGLVD, via the coding sequence ATGAAGACGAGAAGGACGAAGCTGGCGCTTATCGGAACCGGAATGGTGGGGGCGGCCTTTGCCTATGCCCTGACCCTCAAGCGGCTGGTCAACGAACTGGTGCTGGTGGACCTGGATCAGGCCCGCGCCGAGGGCGAGGCCATGGACCTGCGCCACGGGCTGCCGCTCATCGGCCCCATGGAGATCACCGCCGGGGGCTACGAGGAGTGCGCCGGGGCGGACATCGTGGTCATCACGGCCGGGGCCAACCAGAAGCCCGGCCAGACGCGCCTGGACCTGCTCAAGATCAACGTGAAGATCGTGAACGACATTGCCGAGAAGATCCTGAAACTGGGCGGGGAGCCCATCATCATCGTGGCCTCCAACCCCGTGGACGTGCTGACCCTGGACCTGCTCAAGAAGACGGGCCTGCCCAGCAACAAGATCATCGGCTCGGGCACGGTGCTGGACAGCTCCCGCTTCCGGCAGATGCTGGCCGAGAAGCTGGACGTGGACGTGCGCAGCGTGCACGCACACATCATCGGCGAGCACGGGGATTCGGAGCTGGCGGTCTGGAGCCAGGCAAACGTCTCCTGCGTGCCCCTGGAGCGTTTCTTTGCCCAGCGCAAGGTCCCGTTCACTCCCGGGATCCGCGAGGATATCCTGAACAAGGTCCGCAGGGCCGCCTACGAGGTCATCGACCGCAAGGGAGCGACCTCCAACGCCATCGGCGTGGCCCTGTGCCGCATTGTCGAGGCCATCATCAAGGACGAGAAGAGCGTGCTCACGGTCTCCACCTCGGTGCAAGGGCTGCACGACCTGCCCGACGTCTGCCTGGCCATGCCCTGCGTCATCGGCGAAAACGGGGTCGAGGCCGTGCTGGAAACCCTGCTCGACCGGGAGGAGTTCCGGACGCTTCACGAATCAGCCAACGTGCTCCTGAGCCATGCCCGCGACCTGGGCCTGGTGGACTAG
- a CDS encoding zinc ribbon domain-containing protein YjdM — MEKLPNCPQCNSEYVYSDGSILICPECGFEFQAEDAAERVYKDANGTVLADGDTVIVIQDLKVKGASSAIKKGTKVKNIRLVEPEDGVHDISCKIDGFGAMMLKTSVVKKA; from the coding sequence ATGGAAAAGTTACCTAATTGCCCGCAGTGCAATTCCGAATACGTGTATTCCGACGGCAGCATTCTCATTTGCCCGGAATGTGGTTTTGAATTTCAGGCCGAAGACGCGGCCGAGCGGGTCTACAAGGACGCCAACGGCACTGTCCTGGCGGACGGCGATACGGTCATTGTCATTCAGGACCTGAAGGTCAAGGGCGCTTCCTCGGCCATCAAGAAGGGCACCAAGGTCAAGAACATCAGGCTGGTGGAGCCCGAGGACGGCGTGCATGACATTTCCTGCAAGATCGACGGGTTCGGGGCCATGATGCTCAAGACCTCGGTGGTCAAGAAGGCGTAG
- a CDS encoding GNAT family N-acetyltransferase, with amino-acid sequence MEIVAAAKQDHAEITDVWEASVRATHHFLSEEDILFFRPLVLNEYLAAVDLYCLKDGNGKIHGFLGVLDGKIEMLFLDPESRGKGLGRLLLTFAVETLGADKVDVNEQNPAAVGFYEHMGFRVAGRSALDGSGKPFPLLHMER; translated from the coding sequence ATGGAAATAGTGGCGGCAGCGAAGCAGGACCACGCCGAAATCACCGACGTCTGGGAGGCCTCTGTCCGGGCCACGCACCATTTTTTGTCCGAAGAGGACATCCTGTTTTTCCGGCCGCTGGTTCTCAATGAATACCTGGCGGCGGTGGATCTCTACTGCCTGAAGGACGGGAACGGGAAGATCCACGGTTTTCTGGGCGTGCTCGACGGGAAGATAGAGATGCTCTTTCTCGATCCCGAAAGCAGGGGTAAGGGCCTGGGCAGGCTGCTGCTGACCTTTGCCGTGGAAACGCTCGGCGCGGACAAGGTGGACGTCAACGAGCAGAACCCCGCCGCCGTGGGCTTCTACGAACACATGGGGTTCAGGGTTGCGGGCCGTTCCGCGCTGGACGGCTCGGGCAAGCCGTTTCCTCTCCTGCACATGGAGCGCTAG
- the rsgA gene encoding ribosome small subunit-dependent GTPase A, whose amino-acid sequence MTKHINELNVPPNNRESLCQLGWDRHFECGLTSMRPTRGTIARVVSVRRNLFLVSDGQDEHLCSPAGKLLHSSTRGYPVTGDWVLTDESVVIGVIPRKNILSRGEAGSRGTRQEAATRGQIIAANLDTVFIVCGLDRDFNLRRLERYLTLVYNCGLSPVAVLTKADLHDDPEAARREVETIAFGVPVVLTSMTDGRGREELEEHLGFGRTIAMLGSSGAGKSTLANMLYGDDIQATSAVSTAVGKGRHTTTTRELIRMPQGGLLLDNPGIREIAFHEAGSGMENAFADIAEQALMCRFGDCSHQNEPGCAVLRAVESGEISRERLESYRRMRREMDYVSARSHKSADRVEKERWKDIAMLQKEMKRRKR is encoded by the coding sequence ATGACCAAACATATCAACGAACTCAACGTTCCACCCAATAACCGCGAATCGCTCTGCCAACTGGGGTGGGACAGACACTTTGAATGCGGGCTGACATCCATGCGGCCGACGCGGGGCACCATCGCCCGGGTCGTCAGCGTGCGGCGAAACCTGTTCCTGGTGTCGGACGGCCAAGACGAGCACCTCTGCTCCCCGGCGGGCAAACTCCTGCATTCGAGCACCCGGGGGTATCCGGTCACCGGCGACTGGGTGCTGACGGATGAAAGCGTCGTCATCGGGGTCATTCCCCGGAAAAACATCCTGTCCCGGGGTGAGGCCGGCTCACGCGGCACCCGGCAGGAGGCCGCGACGCGTGGGCAGATCATCGCCGCGAACCTGGACACGGTCTTCATTGTCTGCGGCCTGGACCGCGACTTCAACCTCAGGAGGCTGGAGCGCTACCTGACGCTGGTCTACAACTGCGGACTCTCGCCCGTGGCCGTGCTGACCAAGGCCGATCTCCACGATGATCCTGAAGCGGCGCGCCGGGAGGTCGAGACCATCGCCTTCGGCGTGCCCGTGGTGCTGACGTCCATGACAGACGGACGGGGCCGGGAGGAGCTTGAGGAACACCTCGGGTTCGGGCGAACCATCGCCATGCTCGGCTCCTCCGGGGCGGGCAAGTCCACCCTGGCGAACATGCTCTACGGCGACGACATCCAGGCCACGAGCGCTGTCAGCACCGCCGTGGGCAAGGGACGCCACACCACCACGACCCGGGAACTGATCCGCATGCCGCAGGGAGGCCTGCTGCTGGACAACCCCGGCATCCGGGAGATCGCCTTCCACGAGGCCGGGAGCGGAATGGAAAACGCCTTTGCGGACATCGCCGAACAGGCCTTGATGTGCCGATTCGGAGACTGCTCCCACCAGAACGAACCGGGCTGCGCCGTGCTTCGGGCAGTGGAAAGCGGCGAGATTTCCCGAGAACGGCTGGAAAGCTACCGCAGGATGCGCCGGGAAATGGACTATGTCTCGGCCCGCAGCCACAAAAGCGCGGACCGGGTCGAAAAGGAGCGCTGGAAAGACATCGCCATGCTCCAGAAAGAGATGAAACGCCGGAAGCGATAA
- a CDS encoding DUF2087 domain-containing protein has protein sequence MGRTPMPLYVGDVSVLARSLRRTLLDSEHIPSHVEMLNLLAKSAGFRNFQHLKAGQERPRAGSAPQGEAKADLKRAKRAAGYFDLDGRLTRWPKKHSLRVLCLWVLWSRLPAREDMSELEFDERLVLGHTFCDHTMLRRWMVDLGLVSRTPDGREYRRIEAQPPAEALEVFHLLH, from the coding sequence ATGGGAAGAACCCCGATGCCCCTGTACGTGGGCGACGTTTCCGTATTGGCGCGTTCCCTGCGCCGCACCCTGCTCGATTCCGAGCATATCCCCAGCCATGTGGAGATGCTGAACCTGCTGGCCAAGTCCGCAGGGTTCAGGAATTTCCAGCACCTGAAGGCCGGGCAGGAGCGCCCCCGCGCGGGTTCCGCCCCGCAGGGCGAGGCAAAAGCCGATCTGAAGCGGGCGAAGCGGGCCGCCGGGTATTTCGACCTGGACGGCAGGCTGACCCGCTGGCCCAAGAAGCACAGCCTGCGCGTGCTGTGCCTGTGGGTGCTCTGGTCCAGGCTGCCTGCCCGGGAGGACATGTCCGAGCTGGAATTCGATGAACGGCTGGTGCTGGGCCACACCTTCTGCGACCACACCATGCTCCGGCGCTGGATGGTGGACCTGGGGCTTGTCTCCAGGACTCCGGACGGCCGCGAGTACCGGCGGATCGAGGCGCAGCCTCCGGCCGAGGCCCTGGAGGTCTTCCACCTCCTGCACTGA
- a CDS encoding sensor histidine kinase, with the protein MELIVIASTILQFLAGFLALRLIASTERRWAWALLSAGIFSMAFRRTHTLYEIYRSGDVPELSYEILGLVISLLVFFGIYFIGPLLRDMKEAARKLARSEERYRTVAMFTHDWEYWLSPEGEYLYVSPACKDICGYAPEDFFRDPLLMNRLIHPDDREGVTMRMAALENMRKPMDFDCRIVDRDGNTRWIAHNSLPVESEQGVFLGVRASVRDISGRKQLETELRESRALYRGLVENSLSMVFRLDASGTVAFANGFAIEHLGVSESDLLGKGLREVFALGGKDLSETAQLKIDTFLATGKPLELETEIPRPDGVAQWSEWIGSAIRDSLGDICGFTCVGIDVTRRKALDKLKEDVSRIVRHDLKSPLSGIIGIPRVLREDENLTPRQVELLKTVEDAGTIMLDLVNQSLNLYKLETGTYDFEKIEFDLLELLQGIVEHLQIGRDRAIDIHVTFDGAPPDGNVVLLCADRPLVFAMFSNLMKNAVEASEGQPVTVDVQVEAECRVSIHNAGVVPASIRRNFFDKYVTEGKSGGTGLGTYSSRLIARQHGGGIEMRSTESKGTTVTVRLPWEDSCNAPVE; encoded by the coding sequence ATGGAACTGATCGTCATCGCATCGACCATTCTGCAGTTTCTCGCGGGATTTCTCGCTCTCAGGCTGATCGCCTCCACGGAACGGCGCTGGGCCTGGGCCCTGCTTTCGGCCGGGATCTTCAGCATGGCCTTCCGGCGCACCCATACCCTGTATGAGATCTACCGGAGCGGCGACGTCCCCGAACTGTCCTACGAGATCCTCGGCCTTGTGATCTCCCTGCTCGTGTTCTTCGGCATCTATTTCATCGGCCCCCTGCTCCGGGACATGAAGGAGGCGGCCCGCAAGCTGGCGCGGAGCGAGGAACGCTATCGCACCGTGGCCATGTTCACCCATGACTGGGAATACTGGCTCTCCCCGGAAGGGGAATATCTGTACGTCTCCCCCGCATGCAAGGACATCTGCGGATACGCCCCGGAGGATTTCTTCCGGGATCCCCTGCTTATGAACCGGCTGATCCACCCCGATGACCGCGAGGGCGTGACCATGCGCATGGCGGCCCTGGAAAACATGCGCAAGCCCATGGATTTCGACTGCAGGATCGTGGACAGGGACGGGAACACCCGGTGGATCGCCCACAACAGCCTTCCCGTGGAATCGGAGCAGGGCGTGTTCCTGGGGGTGCGGGCCTCTGTCCGGGATATCAGCGGCCGCAAGCAGCTGGAAACCGAACTCCGGGAAAGCCGCGCCCTGTACCGGGGCCTGGTGGAGAATTCCCTTTCCATGGTCTTTCGTTTGGACGCCTCCGGGACCGTGGCCTTTGCCAATGGTTTCGCCATCGAGCATCTCGGGGTTTCGGAGTCGGACCTGCTGGGCAAGGGGCTTCGGGAGGTCTTCGCCCTGGGAGGCAAGGACCTTTCCGAAACCGCGCAGTTGAAGATCGACACGTTTTTGGCCACGGGCAAGCCCCTGGAGCTGGAAACCGAGATTCCGAGGCCGGACGGGGTGGCCCAGTGGAGCGAGTGGATCGGGAGCGCCATCCGGGATTCTCTGGGGGATATCTGCGGCTTTACCTGCGTGGGCATCGACGTTACCCGGCGCAAGGCCCTGGACAAGCTCAAGGAGGATGTGAGCCGGATCGTCCGGCACGACCTCAAGTCTCCGCTTTCGGGCATCATCGGCATTCCCCGGGTCCTGCGCGAGGACGAGAACCTCACCCCCCGCCAGGTGGAGCTGCTCAAGACCGTGGAGGACGCCGGAACCATCATGCTCGATCTCGTGAACCAGTCGCTCAACCTCTACAAGCTGGAAACCGGAACCTACGACTTCGAGAAGATTGAGTTCGATCTCCTGGAACTGCTGCAAGGCATCGTGGAGCACCTGCAGATCGGCCGGGACAGGGCGATTGACATCCATGTGACGTTTGACGGCGCGCCGCCGGACGGCAATGTGGTGCTGCTCTGCGCGGACCGGCCGCTCGTGTTTGCCATGTTCAGCAACCTGATGAAGAACGCAGTGGAGGCCAGCGAAGGGCAGCCGGTTACCGTGGACGTGCAGGTGGAGGCCGAATGCCGGGTCTCCATCCACAATGCAGGGGTTGTCCCCGCTTCGATCCGGCGGAATTTTTTCGATAAATACGTGACCGAGGGGAAAAGCGGCGGCACCGGGCTGGGGACGTACAGCTCCCGGCTCATCGCCCGGCAGCACGGGGGCGGAATCGAAATGCGCTCCACAGAGAGCAAGGGGACGACCGTCACGGTGCGTCTGCCGTGGGAGGATTCCTGCAACGCCCCTGTCGAATAA
- a CDS encoding sensor domain-containing diguanylate cyclase: MKSKGLFRWREPILVALFLAAVFLVAIKGMNVIETKTRAATAKTLRTVVSTVEESMQLWADMRLEDARALAASPGVMPLAKQLLALPREPSVLIRRDGIQDRLRNEVRDVLESQGYLGIFIIAPDYVSVASMRNVNIGTRNLIADQRLDLLKRVFAGESLIIPTIISDVRLGTVSRKPRLKIPTMFAATPLRDENGAIIAAFTIRLDPLLDFSRLMRLGRIGESGETYVFDSKGILLSESRFDDQLRTLGLLDAGEQSILHVRSGDPGVDMTLGLQPLLAEQDRPLTLMAETAITGTDGVNTEGYRDYRGVPVFGAWIWLENLEVGMCTQIDVSEAMQPYVTARNVILGGLGATAATSLLLTFFLVFTREKGMRRLKHYQAVLETQVRERTESLMQLNERLQEQVVERVRAEERLRNAQAELERSYEELEKVATTDALTGIANRGTFDQGLQQEWKRCMRQGADISLLMIDIDYFKLFNDTYGHQGGDACLQKVAGILGQHDFAQRPGDMVARYGGEEFVMLLSGAGLDHAETIAERFRNAVLHAAIPHSASKVQGMEVVTVSIGIASLVPVMGMSADALIKHADEALYEAKRQGRNQVAVDRG; this comes from the coding sequence ATGAAGTCCAAGGGACTGTTCCGATGGCGCGAGCCCATACTGGTGGCACTGTTTCTGGCCGCGGTCTTTCTGGTGGCCATCAAGGGCATGAACGTCATCGAGACCAAGACCCGCGCCGCCACGGCCAAGACCCTGCGCACCGTGGTCAGTACCGTGGAGGAAAGCATGCAGCTCTGGGCCGACATGCGGCTGGAGGATGCCCGGGCCCTGGCCGCGTCTCCGGGTGTCATGCCCCTGGCCAAGCAGCTTCTGGCCCTGCCCAGGGAACCCTCCGTGCTGATCCGGCGCGACGGCATTCAGGACCGGCTGCGCAACGAGGTCCGCGACGTGCTGGAGAGCCAGGGATATCTCGGCATTTTCATCATCGCCCCGGACTATGTCAGCGTCGCCTCCATGCGCAACGTCAACATCGGCACCCGCAACCTGATCGCCGACCAGCGCCTGGACCTGCTGAAGCGGGTTTTTGCCGGTGAATCGCTCATCATTCCCACCATCATTTCCGATGTCCGGCTGGGAACCGTCAGCAGAAAGCCGAGGCTGAAGATTCCCACCATGTTCGCGGCCACCCCCCTGCGGGACGAAAACGGGGCCATTATCGCGGCGTTCACCATCCGCCTGGACCCCCTCCTGGATTTCAGCCGTCTGATGCGGCTCGGCCGGATCGGGGAAAGCGGGGAAACCTATGTCTTCGACAGCAAGGGGATACTGCTTTCGGAAAGCCGGTTCGACGACCAGCTCCGGACCCTGGGCCTGCTGGACGCGGGCGAGCAGTCCATACTGCACGTGCGTTCCGGCGATCCAGGCGTGGACATGACCCTGGGGCTGCAGCCCCTTCTTGCGGAGCAGGACCGCCCCCTGACGCTCATGGCCGAAACCGCCATCACCGGCACGGACGGGGTCAACACCGAGGGCTACCGCGACTATCGCGGTGTTCCGGTCTTCGGGGCCTGGATCTGGCTGGAGAATCTGGAAGTGGGGATGTGCACCCAGATCGACGTTTCCGAGGCCATGCAGCCGTATGTCACGGCGCGCAACGTCATCCTGGGCGGGCTGGGAGCCACGGCCGCCACCTCGCTGCTGCTGACGTTCTTTCTCGTGTTCACCCGCGAGAAGGGGATGCGCAGGCTCAAGCACTACCAGGCGGTCCTGGAAACCCAGGTCCGGGAGCGCACCGAGAGTCTCATGCAGCTGAACGAGCGGTTGCAGGAGCAGGTGGTGGAGCGCGTGCGGGCCGAGGAACGGCTCCGAAACGCCCAGGCCGAGTTGGAGCGTTCCTATGAGGAGCTGGAAAAGGTGGCCACCACCGACGCCCTGACCGGGATCGCAAACCGGGGGACCTTTGACCAGGGCCTGCAGCAGGAGTGGAAGCGCTGCATGCGGCAGGGCGCTGATATCTCCCTGCTCATGATCGACATCGACTATTTCAAGCTTTTCAACGACACCTACGGCCACCAGGGCGGGGACGCCTGCCTGCAGAAGGTGGCCGGGATTCTCGGCCAGCACGACTTTGCCCAGCGGCCCGGCGACATGGTCGCCCGGTACGGGGGCGAGGAGTTCGTCATGCTGCTCAGCGGCGCGGGGCTCGACCATGCCGAAACCATTGCCGAACGGTTTCGTAACGCGGTGCTGCATGCGGCCATCCCCCATTCCGCTTCCAAGGTCCAGGGCATGGAGGTCGTCACGGTCAGCATCGGCATCGCCTCGTTGGTGCCGGTCATGGGCATGTCTGCGGACGCCCTGATCAAGCATGCCGACGAGGCGCTCTACGAGGCCAAGCGGCAGGGCCGCAACCAGGTGGCCGTGGATCGCGGCTAG
- a CDS encoding universal stress protein: MNRKLKILVSIGGGPEAYEGLAFAARLSHKECAETHFLTVREPDSGMRTGGMEMRVAREHVLGWGLELPGMRRLKKARDIFAELGEIRKDSAGEWEHRTLSGDPAGEYAVTYETPCGGTVHLHLRTGTDVPGLVANECDLLGASLVIVGAPGEPASGLKRLVAGQPLAYQIAARAPCPVIIARKLEASHGFLAILDDSDQSLMQFELLAEMARACDTPLTLASMAGPKVLDAACRTLPEDCATLERRMEIEPDADQIIAAGKAYSLLAIPTQEGRFRGSLAAQVAEGSSHSVMVMR; the protein is encoded by the coding sequence ATGAACCGGAAACTCAAGATACTCGTCAGCATCGGCGGCGGCCCCGAGGCCTACGAAGGCCTGGCCTTTGCCGCCCGGCTCAGCCACAAGGAATGCGCCGAGACCCATTTCCTGACCGTCCGCGAACCGGACAGCGGCATGCGCACCGGCGGCATGGAAATGCGGGTGGCCCGCGAGCACGTGCTGGGTTGGGGCCTGGAGCTGCCCGGCATGCGGCGGCTCAAGAAGGCCCGCGACATCTTTGCCGAACTCGGGGAGATCCGGAAGGACAGCGCCGGGGAATGGGAGCACCGCACCCTTTCCGGCGACCCGGCCGGGGAATACGCGGTCACCTATGAAACGCCCTGCGGCGGCACCGTACACCTGCACCTGCGCACCGGAACCGACGTGCCCGGCCTGGTGGCCAACGAATGCGACCTCCTGGGCGCGTCCCTGGTCATCGTGGGCGCGCCCGGAGAACCTGCCTCCGGCCTGAAACGGCTGGTGGCGGGCCAGCCCCTGGCCTACCAGATCGCGGCCCGGGCCCCCTGCCCGGTGATCATCGCCCGCAAGCTGGAGGCCAGCCACGGCTTCCTGGCCATACTGGACGATTCGGACCAGTCCCTGATGCAGTTCGAACTGCTGGCGGAAATGGCCCGCGCCTGCGACACGCCGCTGACCCTGGCCTCCATGGCCGGCCCCAAGGTGCTGGACGCGGCCTGCAGGACCCTTCCCGAGGACTGCGCCACCCTGGAGCGGCGCATGGAGATCGAACCGGATGCCGACCAGATCATCGCGGCGGGAAAGGCCTATTCCCTGCTGGCCATTCCCACGCAGGAAGGTCGCTTCCGGGGCAGCCTGGCCGCCCAGGTGGCGGAAGGTTCCAGCCACTCGGTAATGGTCATGCGCTAG
- a CDS encoding glycoside hydrolase family 3 N-terminal domain-containing protein, with product MSHTLLENAHAVLFPAFSNLSLSDAVNRHLSSGGCSVLLGETRSEYVARKMSPGRMAEETVESFHEVTARAKGLAGSLLVAVDQEICGICRLHGLAPAFPSAAKLAGMEETEFEALAGRVAATARGLGINCFLSPILDCVTGVNPWLRNRTWSRDVSAIGALSSAFIRGVQRHGVAATAKHFPGYADIALDPAEEAEARSRVPRAVVEAGLGAFAQAVDAGVELVMLGPAIVEAVDPQCPASVSAATIALLRDRFGFDGVVMTDGLEAPATSLGRDVAEVAVDALNAGAEMLLVGDEGGKLDTLAARIVRAVDSGELPEERLQRAADRVRALSRRYSA from the coding sequence ATGTCTCATACGCTTTTGGAAAACGCCCATGCAGTGCTTTTCCCCGCCTTTTCGAACCTGTCTCTCAGCGACGCCGTGAACCGGCATCTGTCCAGCGGAGGTTGTTCGGTCCTGCTGGGAGAGACCCGGAGCGAATACGTGGCCAGGAAAATGTCGCCCGGGCGCATGGCCGAGGAAACCGTAGAGTCGTTTCATGAAGTGACCGCCAGGGCAAAGGGGCTGGCCGGGAGCCTGCTCGTTGCCGTGGATCAGGAGATCTGCGGTATCTGCAGGCTGCATGGGCTGGCGCCCGCCTTTCCCTCCGCCGCGAAGCTCGCCGGGATGGAGGAGACGGAATTCGAGGCGCTTGCGGGGCGGGTTGCCGCCACTGCAAGGGGGCTCGGGATCAACTGCTTTCTTTCCCCCATTCTGGACTGCGTGACCGGGGTGAATCCCTGGCTCAGGAACAGGACGTGGTCCAGGGATGTCTCGGCCATCGGGGCCCTTTCCTCCGCCTTCATCCGTGGGGTGCAGCGGCATGGCGTCGCGGCCACGGCCAAGCATTTTCCCGGGTACGCAGACATTGCGCTCGACCCCGCCGAGGAGGCGGAGGCGCGGTCCCGTGTTCCCCGGGCCGTTGTGGAGGCGGGGTTGGGGGCTTTTGCGCAGGCCGTGGATGCGGGCGTGGAACTGGTCATGCTGGGGCCCGCCATTGTCGAGGCCGTGGACCCGCAGTGCCCGGCCTCGGTATCCGCCGCCACCATTGCCCTGCTGCGCGATCGGTTCGGGTTCGACGGTGTGGTCATGACGGACGGCCTGGAGGCTCCGGCCACCTCGCTGGGACGGGATGTGGCCGAGGTGGCTGTGGACGCATTGAACGCCGGTGCGGAAATGCTGCTCGTGGGCGACGAGGGCGGGAAGCTCGACACCCTGGCGGCTCGGATTGTCCGTGCCGTTGATTCGGGGGAATTGCCGGAAGAAAGGCTTCAGCGGGCCGCCGACAGGGTCAGGGCGTTGAGCCGCAGATATTCGGCCTGA
- the map gene encoding type I methionyl aminopeptidase, whose amino-acid sequence MDTKIGRNDPCPCGSGKKYKKCCMDKGQEESLDLQSLLGRYNVRLKTPEQIEGIRRCGELVMRTFDAVRDLIRPGVATEEIDRVVHEFTVRNGARPAPLNYHGFPKSVCVSPNEVVCHGIPGGYVLKDGDIVNVDITSILDGYYADCNQSYFVGTPSREARKIVDVARESLRLGLEQARPGNLINDISSAIQTYAEGQGCSVVREYMGHGVGLEFHEAPNVPHYRSRLGNVPLVPGMTFTVEPMVNLGKKDVRVLDDGWTAVTKDGSLSAQFEQTIVITETGFESLTPFEL is encoded by the coding sequence ATGGACACCAAAATCGGACGCAATGATCCCTGCCCGTGCGGCAGCGGCAAGAAATACAAGAAGTGCTGCATGGACAAGGGGCAGGAAGAGAGCCTGGATCTGCAGAGCCTTCTCGGCAGGTACAACGTCCGGCTGAAAACGCCGGAACAGATAGAGGGCATCCGCCGGTGCGGCGAGCTGGTCATGCGCACCTTCGACGCCGTCAGGGACCTGATCCGGCCGGGCGTGGCGACCGAGGAGATCGACCGGGTGGTGCACGAATTCACCGTCAGGAACGGCGCGCGTCCCGCCCCGCTGAATTACCACGGGTTCCCCAAAAGCGTCTGCGTTTCGCCCAACGAGGTCGTCTGCCACGGCATTCCCGGCGGCTACGTGCTCAAGGACGGCGATATCGTCAACGTGGACATCACCTCCATTCTCGACGGCTACTATGCGGACTGCAACCAGAGCTATTTCGTGGGCACCCCTTCCCGGGAGGCCCGCAAGATCGTGGACGTGGCGCGCGAAAGCCTGCGCCTCGGGCTTGAGCAGGCTAGGCCCGGCAACCTCATCAACGACATTTCCTCCGCCATCCAGACCTATGCCGAAGGCCAGGGCTGCTCCGTGGTGCGCGAATACATGGGCCACGGCGTGGGGCTGGAGTTTCACGAAGCGCCCAACGTCCCGCACTACCGCTCCCGCCTGGGCAACGTGCCCCTCGTGCCGGGCATGACCTTCACGGTCGAGCCCATGGTCAACCTGGGCAAGAAGGACGTGCGGGTGCTCGATGACGGCTGGACCGCCGTCACCAAGGACGGCTCCCTTTCCGCCCAGTTCGAGCAGACCATCGTCATCACCGAAACCGGGTTTGAGAGCCTGACGCCGTTCGAGCTGTAA